A DNA window from Solanum lycopersicum chromosome 3, SLM_r2.1 contains the following coding sequences:
- the LOC138347551 gene encoding uncharacterized protein, producing MPVNPAGLTDAEREEPPISSMADRLRDFTRMNPPIFKGSKTSEHSQEFMDEVHTILVAIGATNTEKAELAAYQLKDVSQTWCKMWQDSRSQGGVPLTTELFKTVFLERFFPMEMREAKVEQFINLKQKSMIVREYSLKFLKLSRYSTYLVSIIREEMS from the exons ATGCCAGTTAACCctgctgggttgactgatgcagAG AGGGAGGAACCACCGATAAGTAGCATGGCTGACAGGCTacgagacttcacgaggatgaatcctcctattttcaaAGGGTCTAAGACTTCAGAGCATTCCCAGGAGTTCATGGATGAGGTACACACAATTTTGGTGGCCATAGGGGCCACAAATACTGAGAAGGCTGAGCTGGCTGCCTATCAGCTCAAGGATGTttcacagacttggtgcaagatgtggcaggATAGCCGATCTCAGGGAGGAGTTCCGCTCACTACAGAACTGTTTAAGACAGTCTTCCTAGAGAGATTCTTCCCCATGGAAATGAGAGAGGCCAAGGTTGAGCAATTTATTAACCTTAAGCAGAAATCTATGATAGTCAGggagtattccttgaagtttttaaaactttctAGGTATTCCACTTACCTTGTGTCTATCATTAGGGAAGAGATGAGCTGA